In one Candidatus Alcyoniella australis genomic region, the following are encoded:
- a CDS encoding DUF2586 family protein — AERIVAVVSPGSVAGVNGTVTAGSGNSGDAVFAAAGTPKSKYEILVEIISGGAFGTATFRWSRDGGINWSPTTTTPAASGTGYSLGDTGVSVSWTDAEPDASSFAAGDTWQFTATAPESSVSEINTAIDYGMARQSVELILVAQPVASGSWAALNTKGVALAAAHKPVAIICDAPWPTAEQTVDQWVTALPTALGSFTTECVSIMAGGAKITDERGYEIERGGSGIYAGRLAHDPVMRSPGRVLTGALAPISGLNKLMPSGVEEAQLQALAEAGFTVFRTYEGLSGYYVNNGAVHCESGSPYINIERVRSMHKLMRTARAAALLKLHDEWYEDGSDASLKDLESAVESEIKTRMMKGRDRELSAFDVVIPTGQDVLGTEEIYAEVQAVPVGATKTIKLYFSLWKQLPQ; from the coding sequence CCGCGGGCACGCCCAAGAGCAAGTACGAGATCCTCGTCGAGATCATCTCCGGCGGCGCCTTCGGCACAGCCACTTTTCGCTGGTCGCGGGACGGCGGAATCAACTGGTCCCCGACGACAACCACGCCCGCAGCCTCGGGCACCGGCTACAGCCTGGGCGATACCGGCGTGTCGGTCTCCTGGACCGATGCCGAGCCGGACGCGAGCAGCTTTGCGGCCGGAGACACCTGGCAGTTTACTGCTACCGCCCCCGAGAGCTCGGTCAGCGAGATCAACACCGCCATCGACTACGGCATGGCGCGCCAGAGCGTCGAGCTGATCCTGGTGGCGCAGCCCGTGGCCTCGGGTTCGTGGGCCGCGCTGAATACCAAGGGCGTGGCGCTGGCCGCTGCGCACAAGCCGGTGGCGATCATCTGCGACGCCCCGTGGCCCACCGCCGAGCAGACCGTGGACCAATGGGTCACGGCCCTGCCCACGGCGCTCGGCAGCTTCACCACCGAGTGCGTCTCGATCATGGCCGGCGGCGCAAAAATCACCGATGAGCGCGGCTACGAGATCGAGCGCGGAGGCTCGGGAATCTACGCCGGACGCCTGGCGCACGACCCGGTGATGCGCTCGCCCGGGCGGGTTCTGACCGGCGCGCTGGCTCCGATCAGCGGGCTCAACAAATTGATGCCCAGCGGGGTTGAGGAGGCGCAGCTTCAAGCCCTGGCCGAGGCGGGGTTCACCGTGTTCCGCACCTACGAGGGGCTCAGCGGCTACTACGTCAACAACGGCGCGGTGCACTGCGAGAGCGGCAGCCCCTATATCAACATCGAGCGCGTGCGCAGCATGCACAAGCTGATGCGCACGGCGCGCGCCGCCGCGCTGCTCAAGCTGCACGACGAGTGGTACGAGGACGGATCCGACGCCTCGCTCAAGGATTTGGAGAGCGCGGTCGAGTCCGAGATCAAGACACGGATGATGAAGGGGCGCGACCGCGAGCTAAGCGCCTTTGACGTGGTAATCCCCACCGGGCAGGACGTGCTGGGCACCGAGGAGATCTACGCCGAGGTGCAGGCCGTGCCGGTGGGCGCGACCAAGACGATCAAACTCTACTTCAGCCTCTGGAAACAGCTGCCGCAATAG